One stretch of Kogia breviceps isolate mKogBre1 chromosome 18, mKogBre1 haplotype 1, whole genome shotgun sequence DNA includes these proteins:
- the ACTMAP gene encoding actin maturation protease isoform X1, translating to MISPCSPSLELPIPPPQTPASQGPIIPPPPLPPNLPELAFPPSPSSLQTSIPPPPPLPPPPPTTRFSPPHVFGLEKSQLLKEALERAGPVPRSREDVKRLLKLHKNRFRNDLKWILFCADLPSLIQEGPQCGLVALWMAGTLLAPLSGTPLERLVQVAMERGYTAQGEMFSVTDMGRLAQEALGCQAEVLYGGLGAPNRDHVLQHLVAGHPLLIPYDEDFNHEPCQRKGHKAHWAVSAGVLLGVQGVPSLGYEEDPELPGLFHPAPGAPRRPPALPEEGSPGAVYLLAKQGKSWHYQLWDYDQVRDSNLQLTDFAPSRAADGREYVVPVGGVQAGLCGQALLLRPQDSGH from the exons ATGATTTCTCCATGCTCTCCTTCTTTAGAGCTACCAATTCCTCCTCCCCAAACCCCTGCATCCCAGGGCCCCATAATTCCACCTCCTCCCCTACCCCCAAATCTCCCGGAATTAGCTTTTCCACCCTCCCCCTCAAGTCTCCAGACCTCTattcccccaccacccccactgcCGCCTCCACCCCCTACCACCAGGTTTTCTCCCCCTCACGTCTTCGGCTTGGAGAAGAGCCAGCTCCTGAAGGAGGCCTTGGAGAGGGCCGGCCCAGTCCCCAGGAGCAGAGAGGACGTGAAGAGGCTCCTGAAGCTGCACAAGAACCG TTTCAGAAATGACCTGAAGTGGATCCTCTTCTGTGCTGACCTGCCCTCCCTCATCCAAGAAGGCCCTCA GTGCGGGCTGGTGGCCTTGTGGATGGCAGGCACTCTTCTGGCGCCCCTCAGCGGCACCCCCCTGGAGAGGCTGGTGCAGGTGGCCATGGAGAGAGGTTACACGGCCCAGGGGGAGATGTTCTCAG TGACTGACATGGGCAGGCTGGCTCAAGAGGCACTGGGCTGCCAGGCAGAGGTGCTCTACGGTGGCCTGGGTGCTCCCAACAGAGACCACGTCCTGCAGCACCTTGTCGCCGGACATCCCCTGCTTATCCC CTATGACGAGGACTTCAACCACGAGCCATGTCAGAGGAAGGGCCACAAGGCCCACTGGGCAGTGAGTGCAG gggtCCTGCTGGGTGTGCAGGGTGTGCCCAGCCTCGGCTATGAGGAGGACCCTGAGCTGCCAGGCCTGTTCCACCCGGCGCCCGGCGCGCCCCGCCGGCCACCAGCCCTGCCAGAGGAAGGCTCCCCAGGAGCCGTCTACCTGCTCGCCAAGCAGGGCAAGAGTTGGCACTACCAGCTGTGGGACTACGACCAAGTCCGGGACAGCAACCTGCAGCTGACGGACTTCGCGCCCTCTCGGGCCGCCGACGGCCGGGAGTACGTGGTGCCCGTCGGCGGGGTGCAGGCCGGCCTCTGCGGCCAGGCCCTGCTCCTCCGCCCACAGGACTCTGGCCACTAG
- the ACTMAP gene encoding actin maturation protease isoform X2, with the protein MAGTLLAPLSGTPLERLVQVAMERGYTAQGEMFSVTDMGRLAQEALGCQAEVLYGGLGAPNRDHVLQHLVAGHPLLIPYDEDFNHEPCQRKGHKAHWAVSAGVLLGVQGVPSLGYEEDPELPGLFHPAPGAPRRPPALPEEGSPGAVYLLAKQGKSWHYQLWDYDQVRDSNLQLTDFAPSRAADGREYVVPVGGVQAGLCGQALLLRPQDSGH; encoded by the exons ATGGCAGGCACTCTTCTGGCGCCCCTCAGCGGCACCCCCCTGGAGAGGCTGGTGCAGGTGGCCATGGAGAGAGGTTACACGGCCCAGGGGGAGATGTTCTCAG TGACTGACATGGGCAGGCTGGCTCAAGAGGCACTGGGCTGCCAGGCAGAGGTGCTCTACGGTGGCCTGGGTGCTCCCAACAGAGACCACGTCCTGCAGCACCTTGTCGCCGGACATCCCCTGCTTATCCC CTATGACGAGGACTTCAACCACGAGCCATGTCAGAGGAAGGGCCACAAGGCCCACTGGGCAGTGAGTGCAG gggtCCTGCTGGGTGTGCAGGGTGTGCCCAGCCTCGGCTATGAGGAGGACCCTGAGCTGCCAGGCCTGTTCCACCCGGCGCCCGGCGCGCCCCGCCGGCCACCAGCCCTGCCAGAGGAAGGCTCCCCAGGAGCCGTCTACCTGCTCGCCAAGCAGGGCAAGAGTTGGCACTACCAGCTGTGGGACTACGACCAAGTCCGGGACAGCAACCTGCAGCTGACGGACTTCGCGCCCTCTCGGGCCGCCGACGGCCGGGAGTACGTGGTGCCCGTCGGCGGGGTGCAGGCCGGCCTCTGCGGCCAGGCCCTGCTCCTCCGCCCACAGGACTCTGGCCACTAG